DNA sequence from the Manduca sexta isolate Smith_Timp_Sample1 chromosome 25, JHU_Msex_v1.0, whole genome shotgun sequence genome:
GTCAATGAAGTTATTGTAATACtaagaacaatatttttaatatcttttttcaGGATACAATAGGTAAGCTAGAGATAGAAGATGATTTGATCAAAGAGTTACTGGACAATGAGTTGTTTATTAAACTGGTGCAAACTCCATTGTATGCCAGTATTATAAGCTATATCATAGAAAAGGAGTCGTCGAGCGAACCTGGACCGTACACCATAAAATGGGCTACGGATAAACTGCTAAGAGCAAATTATTTAGCCGAGGCTGGGCACCTCAACTTAATGTCTATGGGTATCCCGGCGCCTCTGCGCGGTTTTACTCAATGTACTATGTATTccaaaaatgtattgaataagAAGTAAATCCATAATGTAATCAATCAATGTGCaagctattaaattatttatgtgaaGTTTAGTGTTTTATTGCTATGTGTTTTTAATTCTAAAGTTTATTTTCCCCACTTGTATTGAATTGTAAATTCATCGTAGGTTCCGTGTCGCGATTCTgccgttttaaataaacgatcccaataaTTATGCTTTTCATTGCGATAATGGACCaaccagaatatttttttttacaaatgataTTTTGGAATTGAAGATTTAAGAttgtggaaaaaaaataataataatgttagagATTAATAACCATTATGCCATAGTCTAGCAACGATGGAGCTTACGTCCATAGTCTATCAATCCAAAAATTAGCTTGAATGGCTGATGGCTAGTCTCAAGCTCAGCTCAAGTGTCCATAGTTTGAAATTGGTAATGTACAGTTTCCATAAATAAATGCCTGCTACctaacttgaaattggcataatgtacaattgtcattaaaaaaaatgcctgCTGTCAAAGTGACAGCTACATGTTTATAGGTTATATTAGACATTTACGAAATATCAGATTCAGCTTAACTcggaattataaattaataacacccaggaattgtgaataaaaatgttaagtgCTATCAGAAATACTTTACGTGTGCCTGTTGCGAATGTGGCGCGTTTAATTCAGACGTCAGCGCCAGTGGCGACGGAAAGATTTGATCACAAAAGAATACCAGCGGACGATGAAGGTGTACAGGGAGAAAAAATAGTTGATCTCGACGCCGTTTTGAAAGCGTAAGATTATAACTTATTGATATGAAACCCACCAATCTTCACAGTAATACTATGAGGTCCAAGTCTAGGAATATCCTGTTACATTAACAACGCTGTCCTAATTGGCTATGTATATGtggtatcgccttaattaaaTACCCTAACTtgcgataaataatatttgtaaatgtaatatCCTTTCAATtgaaacacaataattattgaaatatttttttgtttattatttcagtaaacaaaacatatatccAACATTGGAATCGGATTATCAATTATATGATGGGATACCTTACAAAGACCTACCTATCTGCAACGTAAGAGTGAGCCACAACAACACCATCTTCACAATGACAGATTCTGCAGGCAAAGTAAAAGTCATAAGGTCTTGTGGTATGGAGGGATTCAAGAACACTAAAAAGGGAACAAATATTGCAGCACAGACCACTGCTATAAGTATAGCTACTGTAAGTTGAATGTTGATATCCAGTAATTGtttcactaaaatattatatacttttacccccttattcatagatattgttgtatctcaatattagccaatcacaacggccctatgtctatacACTGCGATgaggctgccatgccatcagccagtgctgatggcatgagaaacagacttgttatcacagctttactccatccttagataaaaaatgtatatgaataaaggggttaatgtataaacactatttattaaataaaccataGTTATTGATGTATTAAATAAGTCTGTCTTTAATATGTTGACTCTAGCTCActtaacagtttttttatggGGTGTAATGTCTGTAAGGTTAGCACATAACTGGAGTGttgataaaaatacttatcaAAGACTGATTCACTCACTTGTATCATGCAGCCAAACACTGTGGTGCACCACCCTGGATGATAGTTTATTGGTTTGATGTAAGAGTCAACATGTTAAGGTATAAATAAGTGCTTTGCTTAAAAATTCCTTAATGGTAACAAATATGGAAATATAACTAAACcccttcaaaattttattatattatgatttgtggttTGTATTAACTTGCAAACATTTCTGCCATCATGTAAAAAAGACATAACCTTTTTTGAATTGAGTTTACTTCATATTGGTAATCAGTAAAAAAAGATATatcacatttcttttttttatataaaatttcatgtagAAATATGACTTGTGATGGCcaatttgttgaaataaaaaatattattatcctttTCTTAATGATcttataagaaattatatacttatttttcagAAAGCAATAGACAGGGGTATTAAATCAATCAGAGTGAGAGTGCAAGGACTTGGGCCTGGCCGCTTGGtaagaacattttattaatgtataattttttagagCAGCCAAACTCAGCCTTTTTATTTATGGGCCACAAAGATATCATAGAAAAGGAGCTTCAGGCGACAGCTTGAATTTATTACCTTTTGAATTGTCTataaaagtaattgaaatataacttaGGTGTAATATGTTTGATAAAGTGTTTTTAGTTTTAGGGACATTTTTGAAGTTGAGTTGAGATAAAACATGAGTTACTTGCTTTGTGGGTTGCAGGTTGAGTGTAGCTATTCAAGATTTCACTCTtgtctaattattatttcagtaaaaaatactttttctattaaaaaaagcaatatgtttatatttgaaatgtgaTATTTGTTACAGTCTGCAGTGAAGGGCCTACAAATGGGTGGCCTCCAGATTGTGTCAATTACAGACAACACACATGTATCTTGGAACCCTCCAAGACCAAGGAAAGCAAGGAGattgtagatatttataaatatagtgatgtatatgttagtaaataaaagaatttaaaataatatgaagttgTATAAACTTAtgatttaatgaatatgtacaGTTTAAATAGATACATTTAAAACCCATATTTTGATTGAGTCTGCCTTTTTGACATTCTGTTGTTTGCCCATTGGTTCTGCAGATCTGCCTCATTTGCTTTAGcctgaaataagtaaaaaatatctttcaatTACACACAAAGATTCAGTACTATATAgatcaatttttattaaatagaagtATGTAGCAAAAACCAGAGAGGTTACTGTATGTGGCAAATTTTCGAAATTTTTCTGAAGATGCCATAAATTTACTGTTAATTACCTGATGTGCCAAATATGTGATTTGATGTTTTCGCTTCTGCTGACTGGTTGGTTCATTGCCCTTTTTCTTACTGACAGACACTCGTTTGGTGGTGTCATCCATCAGGCCTCTGAGTAACATTTCCCGCGCATCCGCCAAAATCTCTTGTTGATTCACATCTACAATTTCGATATCTTCCCGCCTGCGTTTGCCGCGCGCTCCACACAGTTTCCGAATCTAGTTAAAAATTACAGAAAGAATTTAGGAATCAagataatttagttattaaaaacaaattgcaaGTGTACTTGAATGaattaaatgtattgttatGATTTTCCAAATATGAATTTTGAGATCTGGTAAAAGAAAACTTACTGCTTCATCATCCAATACAGCTTCACTACTGTTTGCTTCAGCTTGTCCATAACCATTACTACTTGAACTAGCTTCTGCATATTCTGTACTGCTGGTAACATATGCATCAGATGGTTC
Encoded proteins:
- the LOC115446592 gene encoding 28S ribosomal protein S11, mitochondrial, with translation MLSAIRNTLRVPVANVARLIQTSAPVATERFDHKRIPADDEGVQGEKIVDLDAVLKAKQNIYPTLESDYQLYDGIPYKDLPICNVRVSHNNTIFTMTDSAGKVKVIRSCGMEGFKNTKKGTNIAAQTTAISIATKAIDRGIKSIRVRVQGLGPGRLSAVKGLQMGGLQIVSITDNTHVSWNPPRPRKARRL